Proteins co-encoded in one Saccharomyces mikatae IFO 1815 strain IFO1815 genome assembly, chromosome: 14 genomic window:
- the CAF40 gene encoding CCR4-NOT core subunit CAF40 (similar to Saccharomyces cerevisiae CAF40 (YNL288W); ancestral locus Anc_3.72), with protein sequence MFSAQKPIYGNGAGMNMNGGVPSGNNAGSMPMPGVPAAMGAGINQHIPSGGPMLMGNAPNNNNNSNNDGGENNGNNGGNDANTARTNPNMVGNRGAVHALDDPNVYHWICQLTYGPQKEQALLELGRKREQFDDLAVVLWSSFGVMTSLLNEIISVYPMLQPQMLSNNLSNRVCNALVLLQCVASHPETKHLFLQAHIPLFLFPFLNTTSRQRTFEYLRLTSLGVIGALVKNDSQDVITFLLRTDIVPLCLRIMESSSELSKTVAIFILQKILLDDVGLQYICATLERFYAVTNVLKDMVEHLTVNTPPGRLLKHIIRCYLRLSDDLEARRLLKVVLPAKLRDNTFTEVLRDDVGSKRCLAQLLLTLNEETS encoded by the coding sequence ATGTTTTCCGCTCAAAAGCCAATATATGGCAATGGAGCAGGCATGAATATGAATGGTGGTGTCCCCTCAGGAAACAATGCAGGATCTATGCCTATGCCTGGAGTTCCAGCGGCAATGGGTGCAGGCATTAATCAACATATCCCTAGTGGTGGCCCCATGCTCATGGGCAATGCTccaaataataacaataatagtaaCAACGATGGCGGCGAGAATAATGGAAACAATGGTGGTAACGACGCTAACACTGCTCGAACTAACCCAAACATGGTCGGTAATAGAGGTGCTGTACATGCTCTAGATGATCCCAATGTATACCATTGGATTTGCCAGTTAACCTACGGCCCTCAAAAGGAACAAGCGCTGCTTGAACTAGGACGCAAAAGGGAACAATTTGACGACCTTGCTGTCGTTCTCTGGTCTTCGTTTGGTGTAATGACCTCATTGTTGAACGAAATCATTTCCGTATACCCAATGCTGCAACCTCAGATGCTATCCAATAATTTATCAAACCGTGTTTGCAACGCGCTAGTTCTTCTACAGTGCGTTGCATCTCATCCAGAGACCAAACATCTCTTCTTACAGGCTCATATTCCactctttctctttccttttttgaaCACTACCTCCAGACAAAGAACTTTTGAGTATTTGAGATTGACCTCATTGGGTGTGATAGGTGCATTGGTCAAGAATGACTCACAAGATGTAATAACCTTTTTGTTAAGGACCGACATTGTACCGTTATGTCTAAGGATCATGGAATCTTCTTCTGAACTATCTAAAACAGTCGCCATTTTCATCTTACAAAAGATTCTACTCGATGACGTTGGCTTGCAATATATTTGCGCAACTTTGGAAAGATTCTACGCTGTCACTAATGTGTTAAAAGATATGGTTGAGCACTTAACCGTGAACACACCACCAGGAAGGCTACTCAAACACATTATTAGATGCTACTTAAGATTAAGTGACGATTTGGAAGCGCGCAGACTATTGAAAGTGGTTCTACCTGCCAAGCTAAGAGACAACACTTTTACAGAAGTGCTAAGAGACGATGTCGGATCCAAAAGATGTCTAGCGCAATTGCTATTGACATTGAACGAAGAAACCTCATGA
- the MSB3 gene encoding Rab GTPase-activating protein MSB3 (similar to Saccharomyces cerevisiae MSB3 (YNL293W) and MSB4 (YOL112W); ancestral locus Anc_3.64): MQNDQQRFSLQNRTALTHPYKRLGGAFTVKSPSVPNFHDKMHSDHSSSDSALVHGNVMVNDHRSVEPSCLGQVSPSEHDGNLSVIDLYGDEVESQRAGVGDDDDDDLEEVHSDDLDLIPEEGNHQCVELDGVAAAASGNSNDINSSRFDRYGFKKQNNYISESDYDRWWVEYSQYCVRRKHKWQLLLEKSGLPVTDDSPSRFPPRSERLKRYVRKGIPAEWRGNAWWHFARGQEKLNKNRGVYSQLLQKMKQIKRQNPNEKQVQDLDIIERDLNRTFPDNIHFQSGSQNKEGPPIIKSLRRVLVAFSLYNPKIGYCQSMNFLAGLLLLFLDEERAFWMLVIITSRYLPGVHNINLEGVNIDQGVLMLCVKEYIPEVWSYIKPSIDHHQKNNKTFSPSNNKVLFNMQKNEFLYRLPPITLCTASWFMSCFVGVVPIETTLRIWDCLFYEESHFLFKVSLAVLKLSEHELSKIKPHNNSLNYSWGSNLNQKNGSMGQEDSDMEIFQVIQTFPKTLLNPNEIFEKIIFKRRFNLNRLDQDEIDRCRKFVAAQRLKFKTYGELLGNAASEADLPANNSNTDNQGVHITSDAVNEALSSEVYGFKKSLAGVHWNNSIKEKVKQMRKKKDRSD, encoded by the coding sequence atGCAGAACGACCAACAGAGGTTTTCCCTGCAAAACAGGACGGCGCTGACGCATCCATACAAAAGGCTAGGAGGGGCCTTTACGGTGAAATCACCGTCTGTTCCCAACTTTCATGACAAAATGCATTCCGATCATAGTTCTAGCGACTCAGCTCTTGTACATGGAAATGTTATGGTGAATGACCATCGTTCAGTTGAACCGAGTTGTTTGGGCCAAGTGTCTCCATCCGAACATGATGGAAACCTAAGCGTTATTGACTTATATGGAGATGAAGTAGAGTCTCAACGTGCCGGCGTAGGAGATGATGACGACGATGATCTGGAGGAAGTACACAGCGATGACCTTGATTTGATTCCTGAAGAAGGTAATCATCAATGCGTGGAACTGGACGGTGTCGCTGCGGCCGCAAGTGGTAATTCTAATGATATCAATAGTTCACGTTTTGATCGATACGGGTTTAAAAAACAGAATAATTACATATCTGAATCAGATTACGATAGGTGGTGGGTGGAATACTCGCAATATTGTGTTCGTCGTAAACACAAATGGCAACTGCTGCTAGAGAAAAGTGGGTTACCTGTGACCGATGACTCTCCCTCACGATTTCCACCAAGGAGTGAACGGTTAAAAAGGTATGTTAGAAAGGGTATTCCGGCAGAATGGAGAGGCAATGCATGGTGGCATTTCGCTAGAGGGCAAGAGAAGTTAAACAAGAATAGAGGCGTCTATTCCCAACTTCTgcagaaaatgaaacaaattAAGAGACAAAATCCTAATGAGAAACAAGTGCAGGATTTGGACATAATTGAACGTGATTTGAATAGAACTTTCCCAGACAATATACATTTTCAAAGTGGCTCGCAAAACAAAGAGGGACCTCCGATTATAAAATCTTTACGCCGAGTGCTTGTTGCTTTCTCCCTCTACAATCCAAAGATTGGTTATTGTCAGTCTATGAATTTCCTCGCCGGcctgttgttgttattcttAGACGAGGAAAGAGCCTTTTGGATGCTAGTTATTATTACTTCAAGATACTTACCGGGTGTTCATAATATCAACCTGGAAGGCGTCAACATTGATCAAGGAGTACTGATGTTATGCGTTAAAGAATATATCCCTGAAGTTTGGTCGTACATTAAGCCTTCCATTGACCATCACCAGAAGAATAACAAAACTTTTTCACCGTCTAATAACAAAGTCCTTTTCAATATGCAAAAGAATGAATTCTTGTACAGGCTTCCGCCTATCACTTTGTGTACGGCGAGCTGGTTTATGAGTTGTTTTGTGGGGGTCGTGCCGATAGAGACCACCCTTAGAATATGGGATTGTTTATTCTACGAAGAATCgcattttttattcaaagtTTCGTTGGCTGTCTTAAAACTGAGTGAGCATGAACTTTCAAAGATAAAACCCCATAACAATTCGTTGAACTATTCTTGGGGCTCTAActtaaaccaaaaaaacGGGTCAATGGGTCAAGAAGATAGCGATATGGAAATTTTCCAGGTCATACAGACTTTTCCAAAGACATTGTTGAATCCAAACGAAATCTTTGAgaaaattattttcaaaaggaGATTCAACTTGAATAGGCTGGATCAGGATGAAATAGACAGGTGTCGAAAATTTGTTGCTGCACAGCGCCTTAAATTCAAGACATATGGCGAACTTCTTGGAAACGCAGCATCTGAGGCAGACTTGCCAgctaataatagtaatacAGATAACCAAGGTGTTCACATAACGAGTGATGCAGTCAATGAAGCATTATCTTCGGAAGTATATGGATTCAAAAAGAGTCTAGCTGGAGTTCATTGGAATAATAGCATCAAGGAGAAAGTTAAACAgatgagaaagaaaaaggacaGGAGTGACTAG
- the PCL1 gene encoding Pcl1p (similar to Saccharomyces cerevisiae PCL1 (YNL289W); ancestral locus Anc_3.70), translated as MCEYSKALHILLKSPVTDDIIKFLTDTTLRVVPSSNYPTPPGSPGEKHMARLPSLMTFITRLVRYTNVYTPTLLTAACYLNKLKRILPKDATGLPSTIHRIFLACLILSAKFHNDSSPLNKHWARYTDGLFTLEDINLMERQLLQLLNWDLRVNTEDLILDLQPLLEPIKQDLVRSSDQRKRINMMMSMNKRTCAGTSPLRSNSRFKLYEKQRNVSIASDLSSATLVDSCNDLRRLKDVTNIANNTAVNTTYVRNVEKWNDNVNRQSWDLERIMSQHGF; from the coding sequence ATGTGTGAATACAGCAAGGCTCTACATATTCTGCTCAAGTCACCAGTCACGGATGacataataaaatttttaactGATACAACATTGAGGGTTGTGCCCTCGAGCAACTACCCCACACCTCCGGGCTCTCCAGGCGAGAAACATATGGCTAGACTGCCATCGCTGATGACTTTTATCACTAGATTGGTGAGATACACCAACGTGTACACACCTACTTTGCTAACTGCAGCTTGTTATTTGAACAAGCTCAAGCGCATTTTACCTAAGGATGCCACTGGTCTACCCTCGACCATTCACCGCATTTTCTTAGCCTGTTTGATACTGAGTGCTAAGTTCCACAACGATTCGTCTCCTTTGAACAAGCACTGGGCCAGGTATACTGACGGTCTCTTTACACTGGAGGACATCAATCTTATGGAAAGGCAATTACTGCAGCTTTTGAACTGGGACCTTAGGGTGAACACAGAAGATCTGATCCTGGATCTGCAGCCTCTATTGGAGCCAATCAAGCAAGACTTGGTGAGGTCCAGCGACCAAAGGAAGAGAATAAACATGATGATGTCTATGAACAAGAGGACTTGTGCTGGCACAAGCCCTCTTAGATCAAATAGTAGATTTAAGCTCtatgaaaaacaaagaaacgTGTCAATTGCATCAGACTTAAGTTCCGCCACTCTCGTCGACAGTTGTAATGACCTAAGAAGACTAAAAGATGTTACCAACATAGCGAACAACACAGCCGTTAATACCACTTACGTTAGGAATGTTGAGAAATGGAATGACAATGTCAACAGACAAAGCTGGGATTTGGAACGGATCATGAGTCAACACGGGTTTTAA
- the PUS4 gene encoding pseudouridine synthase PUS4 (similar to Saccharomyces cerevisiae PUS4 (YNL292W); ancestral locus Anc_3.67), with translation MNGIFAIEKPSGITSNQFMLKLQHALTKSQVFSKEIQRATAERKQQYEKETGKKVSKRKLRKVSKVKMGHGGTLDPLASGVLVIGIGTGTKKLANYLSGTVKVYESEALFGVSTTSGDVEGEILSQNSVKNLNFDDLKTVEEKFVGQLKQTPPIYAALKMDGKPLHEYAREGKPLPRAIEPRQVTIYDLKVYPDSLKRDHDYPFLKPKTEEAVETVKNLNANMLNDVLYFSKEYTEKHGLQSEVAEVEEAFPLSQQEEQEIQKEGESYRAPKLHFKANVSSGTYIRSLVSDIGKSMRSSCYMVKLIRLQQQDWSLERNNVFQLADFTERDEKVWGKVLKKVLDEGASVDVIEELKKAEKEVPADVKEGTVPNDQFESETITETKETADVEQPSNTLKRKIEQV, from the coding sequence ATGAATGGGATATTTGCTATTGAGAAACCCAGTGGTATAACATCTAACCAGTTTATGTTAAAGCTGCAGCATGCTCTAACTAAAAGTCAAGTATTCTCGAAGGAAATTCAAAGGGCAACAGCAGAGAGAAAGCAGCAGTACGAAAAGGAGACCGGTAAGAAGGTCAGCAAGAGAAAATTGCGTAAGGTCTCGAAGGTAAAGATGGGACACGGAGGAACGTTAGATCCGTTAGCTTCTGGTGTACTTGTAATTGGGATTGGAACAGGTACGAAAAAGTTGGCAAACTATCTTTCAGGTACTGTAAAGGTCTATGAAAGTGAGGCTTTATTTGGTGTTTCTACTACTTCAGGAGATGTAGAAGGTGAAATTCTGTCTCAAAACTCTGTTAAGAATCTcaattttgatgatttgaagacagtggaagaaaaatttgtagGGCAATTAAAACAGACACCACCAATATACGCGGCCTTGAAAATGGATGGTAAACCCTTGCATGAATATGCTCGGGAAGGAAAGCCTTTACCAAGAGCCATTGAGCCCAGGCAGGTTACTATTTATGATTTGAAGGTGTATCCAGACTCTCTTAAGCGAGATCATGACTATCCCTTCTTGAAACCCAAGACAGAGGAAGCGGTTGAAACtgtcaaaaatttgaatgcAAACATGCTAAATGATGTTCtatatttctcaaaagaatatacTGAGAAACATGGCCTACAGTCTGAGGTGGCAGAAGTGGAAGAAGCGTTTCCATTGAGTCAGCAAGAAGAGCAGgagattcaaaaagaaggtGAGTCTTATAGAGCTCCAAAATTGCACTTCAAAGCAAACGTATCCTCTGGCACATATATCAGATCTTTGGTGAGTGACATTGGTAAATCCATGAGGAGCTCGTGCTACATGGTGAAACTAATACGTCTACAACAGCAAGACTGGTctcttgaaagaaataatgTGTTTCAATTAGCAGATTTTACTGAAAGAGACGAAAAGGTATGGGGTAAAGTATTGAAAAAGGTTCTAGACGAAGGAGCAAGTGTCGACGTTATAGAAGAGTTGAAGAAAGCTGAAAAGGAAGTACCAGCTGACGTGAAGGAGGGCACAGTTCCCAATGATCAATTCGAAAGCGAAACAATAACCGAGACAAAAGAAACTGCCGATGTCGAACAGCCATCTAATACActcaagagaaaaattgagCAAGTGTAA
- the MID1 gene encoding Mid1p (similar to Saccharomyces cerevisiae MID1 (YNL291C); ancestral locus Anc_3.68), with protein MMIWHWLFVLYFLFASTVQGLFQEYNPFANKNISLKFPKINGWGKNIMATGQQTIINSDSIYEWTPILSNITGGKKDSFVFTIDAEASGYGFAPTYEVLMFISGNICEMPTNKSEVDLTIYYSFNETVLDNPEIGQCAVFQDGYIQALAISPVQSSNSNATSTYSNLYVVVQLVNSTTNEPLSSSDSSENWEYRLSISENDLVFQWDVRPWVDVLDTDMNSALLSTGNVTADAKVYHNFSIYDPSLYDLYVYSYEDSVKVNQNYNLSLCAVKNGPHLVSSQSTPNATVTSNSTNPLGRTDLAIQRKIAEYGGSVTEMFYVTGLNASTTYVAYLTKKISNGDGLSSVGGVLFSPVYFTTRGTDACSLIFDLNFCSDVAYSVPTSSFSVNNKTLMAQTYDHIAEALYSNFSKALQLISCDADKNARYSPIMTCDDCAEAYRDWVCAVSIPRCSTTSSQYYIHRDKSHNRNDYLNQFIKPLDDYYEILPCIDMCYTLVRNCPSDFGFACPDDVTTEDLLYQSYNFYMDTDYATCNYIGNSSLMEIHPLDDT; from the coding sequence ATGATGATATGGCACTGGttatttgttctttatTTCCTGTTTGCCAGCACTGTTCAAGGTCTATTCCAGGAATACAACCCCTTCGCAAACAAGAATATTTCCCTAAAGTTCCCAAAAATAAACGGTTGGGGGAAGAACATTATGGCGACTGGTCAACAGACAATTATCAATTCAGATAGCATTTATGAATGGACCCCAATTCTATCAAACATAACAGGGGGCAAGAAGGACAGCTTTGTGTTTACCATCGACGCAGAAGCCTCTGGTTATGGATTCGCACCTACGTATGAAGTATTGATGTTTATCAGTGGCAATATTTGCGAAATGCCTACAAATAAATCGGAAGTAGATTTAACAATATACTATTCTTTCAACGAAACAGTTTTAGATAACCCAGAGATTGGCCAATGTGCGGTTTTCCAAGATGGTTACATTCAAGCATTAGCAATTAGTCCGGTACAGTCTTCTAATTCAAATGCCACCTCCACTTATTCAAATCTTTATGTGGTAGTACAGCTAGTGAATTCTACTACAAATGAACCACTATCCAGTTCTGACAGCTCAGAAAATTGGGAGTACAGACTAAGTATTTCCGAGAACGATTTGGTATTTCAATGGGACGTAAGGCCTTGGGTGGATGTCCTGGACACTGATATGAACTCTGCACTACTGTCCACTGGTAATGTCACTGCTGACGCTAAAGTTTACcacaatttttcaatatatgATCCATCCTTATACGACCTATATGTTTACTCGTACGAAGATTCTGTTAAAGTAAACCAAAACTATAATCTTTCTCTATGTGCTGTAAAGAATGGACCCCATTTAGTGTCTTCTCAAAGTACACCGAATGCAACAGTTACCTCAAACAGTACAAACCCATTAGGACGTACCGATCTCGCCATCCAGAGAAAAATAGCTGAGTATGGTGGCAGCGTAACCGAAATGTTTTATGTAACAGGGCTGAATGCCTCAACAACCTATGTCGCTTACCtaacaaagaaaatcagTAATGGTGATGGATTGTCAAGTGTGGGTGGTGTATTATTTTCACCTGTATACTTTACCACAAGAGGTACTGACGCGTGCTCTTTAATCTTTGATTTAAACTTCTGCAGTGACGTGGCATATTCCGTACCTACTTCATCATTCTCCGTAAATAATAAGACTCTCATGGCACAGACATATGATCACATCGCCGAGGCACTTTATTCGAATTTTAGCAAAGCTTTACAGTTAATCTCCTGTGACGCAGACAAAAATGCAAGGTACTCTCCAATCATGACTTGCGATGATTGCGCAGAAGCGTATCGTGACTGGGTATGTGCAGTGTCCATTCCTAGATGTAGCACTACTTCTTCCCAGTACTATATCCACAGAGATAAATCTCACAATCGTAATGATTATTTGAATCAATTCATTAAACCTTTGGATGACTATTATGAAATACTACCTTGTATTGATATGTGCTATACATTGGTACGAAACTGCCCCAGTGACTTTGGATTTGCTTGTCCGGATGACGTAACTACGGAAgatcttctttatcaaagtTACAATTTCTATATGGATACGGATTATGCGACATGCAATTATATAGGTAATTCATCATTGATGGAAATTCATCCTTTGGACGATACATAA
- the RFC3 gene encoding replication factor C subunit 3 (similar to Saccharomyces cerevisiae RFC3 (YNL290W); ancestral locus Anc_3.69), which translates to MPPSADNKSKENLPWVEKYRPETLDEVYGQTEVVTTIRKFVDEGKLPHLLFYGPPGTGKTSTIVALAREIYGKNYSNMVLELNASDDRGIDVVRNQIKDFASTRQIFSKGFKLIILDEADAMTNAAQNALRRVIERYTKNTRFCVLANYAHKLTPALLSRCTRFRFQPLPQEAIERRIANVLVHEKLKLSPEAEKALIELSNGDMRRVLNVLQSCKATLDNPDEDEISDDVIYECCGAPRPSDLKTVLKSMLEDDWGTAHYTLNKVRSAKGLALIDLIEGIVKILEDYELQNEETRVLLLTKLADIEYSISRGGNDQIQGSAVIGAIKTSFENETLKANV; encoded by the coding sequence ATGCCACCAAGTGCAGATAACAAGAGTAAGGAAAATCTTCCATGGGTCGAGAAATATAGACCCGAAACATTGGACGAGGTCTACGGACAAACCGAGGTGGTCACCACGATTCGTAAATTTGTAGATGAGGGTAAATTGCCGCACCTTCTATTCTATGGTCCTCCAGGGACCGGTAAAACCTCTACAATTGTTGCACTGGCACGTGAGATATATGGCAAGAACTATTCAAACATGGTTCTGGAGCTGAATGCATCCGATGACAGAGGTATTGATGTGGTGAGGAACCAAATCAAAGACTTTGCCTCCACGAGACAAATTTTCTCCAAAGGGTTTAAGCTGATCATACTGGATGAAGCCGACGCCATGACAAACGCTGCCCAAAACGCGTTGAGAAGGGTCATCGAACGCTATACCAAGAATACACGATTCTGTGTGTTGGCCAATTATGCACATAAACTTACGCCTGCGTTATTGAGTAGGTGCACGAGATTCAGATTTCAACCTTTGCCTCAGGAAGCTATCGAGCGTCGGATAGCCAATGTGTTGGTTCATGAGAAGCTGAAACTATCACCCGAAGCCGAGAAGGCTTTGATAGAACTTTCCAACGGTGATATGAGACGTGTGCTGAATGTTTTGCAGTCATGCAAGGCCACTCTAGACAACCCCGACGAGGATGAGATCAGTGACGACGTTATCTATGAATGCTGCGGCGCACCCAGACCAAGCGACCTAAAGACAGTACTAAAGTCGATGCTGGAAGACGACTGGGGCACTGCGCATTACACCCTGAACAAAGTACGCAGTGCCAAGGGCCTGGCGCTGATTGACTTAATTGAAGGCATCGTGAAGATACTGGAGGACTATGAGCTGCAAAATGAAGAGACAAGAGTGCTTTTACTAACTAAGCTGGCCGATATCGAATATTCGATATCCAGAGGTGGCAACGACCAGATTCAAGGCAGCGCGGTCATTGGCGCCATCAAGACCAGCTTCGAGAATGAAACACTTAAAGCCAACGTATAA